A window of the Leishmania infantum JPCM5 genome chromosome 18 genome harbors these coding sequences:
- a CDS encoding putative kinesin, whose amino-acid sequence MSQRRVEVAVRVRPDTESRHNSCVSLNHATRHISAQDDTGANALTGRRSYKEDFLFDEHVSNRAVFEELVLQKMRAATPEHPDTLCFLAYGHTSSGKTYTIAGSEQEPGILALCVEELLRGEGVVEVAMLEVYLESVNDLLAHGEPRHIRRRQGMQGPVIVVEGLTTCSLTSVEQWNAVAAYGMSSRRTAPTERNPRSSRSHAIFTIKSRGVRLCFVDLAGSERQTVFSPQLNKESISINKSLSRLSTVLEALSNQRVAQDGTRSYVNFRDTTLTVLLQRYLTGASMTTFLACVHPSADYYQETLSTLRYTQRLKRIRTRVTKVDEGEWSGMRVSEHQVLLDELNRLREQMKVSENVTKLVEATHRRRIAELEHTLAKQGGSHDGAAGASAPLSSAPREMNARRARDTRRVAGWLLSRVLGDLPELNVGYDDYFDAYFPPSVQVIGYVSAMASLVPRIASDDPLAFLDVGDLAMGLSMLDAGVPPLVRLHKSVCSDPSSWEGCEWDGTQNMVYVLAFFEYHPTAMSSATAGDAAGMEEALPCCGGYTTSAPLLPIATVLCVAASTTRRVKEEVLQRLVDLQCEQHEAVAEQAKTGARSPSLSSTMLSSRQAGFPSAASLLDASDMRNVSEAESDDDASASTGSTSGGALLALEARCQAADTPHIATPFQEEEGSASGGCSCDSCEEARAAMRSAEVHRHLAGELTSPSRPSAPPPRARNAEESAKVRGCTAAAVSSPLLMPATCKSFSPLRPSGTSSAPLPPADEFPPGHTSKRRNRTAGEGKTVKMQSCQGCRSM is encoded by the coding sequence ATGAGTCAACGCCGCgtcgaggtggcggtgcgcgttCGACCCGACACGGAATCGCGCCATAACTCGTGTGTCTCCCTCAATCATGCAACCCGTCACATAAGCGCGCAGGACGACACCGGCGCCAACGCGCTGACTGGGCGCCGCTCTTACAAGGAGGACTTTCTCTTTGATGAGCATGTGAGCAACCGAGCTGTGTTCGAGGAGCTGGTGCTGCAAAAGATGCGCGCAGCCACCCCAGAACACCCCGACACGCTGTGCTTCCTTGCCTACGGCCACacaagcagcggcaagacCTATACCATAGCGGGCAGTGAGCAGGAGCCCGGCATTCTCGCGCTCTgcgtcgaggagctgcttcGGGGCGAGGGTGTGGTCGAGGTGGCGATGCTGGAGGTGTATCTGGAGTCTGTGAACGACCTTCTCGCGCACGGAGAGCCGCGGCACATCCGCCGACGGCAAGGCATGCAGGGCCCGGTGATTGTAGTGGAGGGACTGACGACGTGCTCCCTCACATCTGTGGAACAGTGGAATGCCGTAGCCGCGTACGGCATGAGTTCACGCCGCACCGCGCCGACGGAGCGCAACCCCCGCAGCAGTCGTAGCCACGCCATCTTCACGATCAAAAGTCGCGGAGTGCGTCTCTGCTTTGTTGACTTGGCCGGGAGTGAGCGACAGACCGTCTTCTCCCCTCAGCTCAACAAGGAGAGTATCAGCATCAACAAATCACTCTCCCGCCTGAGCACCGTGCTGGAGGCTCTGAGCAACCAACGAGTAGCCCAGGACGGAACTCGCTCCTATGTAAACTTCCGAGACACCACCTTGACAgtgctcctgcagcgctaCCTGACCGGGGCGTCCATGACCACCTTTCTCGCATGCGTGCATCCGAGCGCAGACTACTACCAGGAGACGCTCAGCACTCTTCGCTACACTCAGCGGCTGAAGCGCATCCGCACCCGCGTCACCAAGGTCGATGAAGGCGAGTGGAGTGGAATGAGGGTCAGTGAGCACCAGGTGCTGCTCGATGAGCTGAATCGCCTACGTGAGCAGATGAAGGTGAGCGAGAACGTTACCAAGCTCGTTGAGGCAACccatcggcgccgcatcGCAGAGCTGGAACACACGCTGGCAAAGCAGGGGGGATCACATGACGGTGCAGCTGGTGCTTCCGCGCCGCTTTCGTCCGCTCCCAGAGAGATGAACGCCAGACGCGCGAGGGACACGCGGCGGGTAGCGGGCTGGCTGCTCAGCCGCGTCTTGGGCGATCTGCCAGAGCTGAACGTGGGCTACGACGATTACTTTGACGCCTACTTTCCTCCGTCCGTCCAGGTTATCGGGTACGTGTCAGCCATGGCGAGCCTCGTGCCGCGCATCGCCAGCGACGACCCCCTCGCATTTCTTGACGTCGGTGACTTGGCCATGGGCCTCTCCATGCTAGACGCTGGCGTCCCCCCACTCGTTCGACTGCACAAGTCTGTCTGCAGTGACCCGAGTAGCTGGGAGGGGTGCGAGTGGGATGGTACCCAGAACATGGTTTACGTGCTCGCCTTCTTTGAGTACCACCCCACGGCCATGTcctccgccactgccggGGATGCCGCTGGCATGGAGGAGGCTCTACCGTGCTGTGGTGGCTACACGAcgtccgcgccgctgctgccgataGCGACGGTGCTCTGCGTGGCAGCGAGCACGACTCGCCGCGTCaaagaggaggtgctgcagcgcctcgtcgacTTGCAGTGTGAGCAGCACGAGGCAGTCGCGGAGCAGGCCAAGACTGGCGCACGGTCACCTTCGCTGTCGTCGACGATGCTATCGTCTCGCCAAGCTGGCTTTCCTTCAGCGGCGTCGCTTCTCGACGCTTCTGACATGCGAAACGTGAGTGAGGCAGAGAgtgacgacgacgcctcTGCTTCCACTGGCAGCACTAGTGGTGGTGCGCTACTCGCGCTGGAGGCTCGCTGTCAAGCGGCCGACACGCCCCACATTGCGACACCGTttcaagaggaggagggcagcgccagcggaggctgcagctgcgactcgtgcgaagaggcgcgcgcagcgaTGCGGTCAGCCGAggtgcaccgccacctcgctGGCGAGCTCACCTCCCCTTCAaggccgtcggcgccgccgccacgagCGCGCAACGCGGAAGAGTCGGCAAAAGTGAGGGGTtgcactgcggcggcagtgtCGTCCCCGCTGTTGATGCCGGCAACATGTAAGTCATTTTCCCCCTTGCGGCCTTCCGGCACCTCGTCGGCGCCTTTGCCGCCTGCAGACGAGTTTCCACCGGGGCACACCAGTAAGCGACGTAACAGGACCGCTGGTGAAGGCAAGACCGTGAAGATGCAGTCGTGCCAGGGGTGCCGCTCTATGTGA